In one window of Bos mutus isolate GX-2022 chromosome 13, NWIPB_WYAK_1.1, whole genome shotgun sequence DNA:
- the MKX gene encoding homeobox protein Mohawk isoform X3: protein MNTIVFNKLSGAVLFEDRGAPERDRGGRPYGGVLDSPHARPEVGITDGPPLKDNLGLRHRRTGARQNGGKVRHKRQALQDMARPLKQWLYKHRDNPYPTKTEKILLALGSQMTLVQVSNWFANARRRLKNTVRQPDLSWALRIKLYNKYVQGNAERLSVSSDDSCSEDGENPPRNHMNDGGYNNPVHHPVIKSESSVIKAGVRPESRASEDYVSPPKYKSSLLNRYLNDSLRHVMVTNAAMMGKTRQRNHSGSFSSNEFEEELVSPSSSETEGNFVYRTADTLVSR from the exons ATGAACACGATCGTCTTCAACAAGCTCAGCGGCGCGGTGCTTTTTGAGGACCGCGGGGCTCCGGAGCGGGATCGGGGCGGCCGGCCCTACGGCGGCGTCCTGGACAGTCCCCACGCTCGCCCCGAGGTGGGCATTACGGACGGCCCGCCCCTCAAGGACAACCTGGGCCTGAGACACCGGAGGACCGG GGCCCGACAGAACGGTGGGAAGGTGCGGCACAAGCGGCAGGCCCTGCAGGACATGGCGCGGCCCCTGAAGCAGTGGTTGTACAAGCACCGCGACAACCCGTATCCCACCAAGACCGAGAAGATTCTCCTGGCGCTCGGCTCGCAGATGACGCTCGTGCAG GTGTCAAATTGGTTTGCTAATGCAAGACGTCGGCTTAAGAATACTGTTCGACAGCCAGATTTAAGCTGGGCCTTAAGAATAAAGTTATACAACAAGTATGTTCAAGGGAATGCTGAGCGGCTCAGTGTGAGCAGTGATGACTCCTGTTCTGaag ATGGAGAAAACCCTCCACGAAACCACATGAATGACGGAGGCTATAATAATCCAGTTCACCATCCCGTAATTAAAAGTGAGAGCTCAGTCATAAAGGCTGGAGTACGGCCAGAGTCACGAGCCAGTGAGGACTACGTATCGCCCCCCAAATACAAGAGCAGCTTGTTGAATCGTTACCTTAACGACTCTTTGAGACACGTCATGGTCACAAATGCGGCCATGATGGGAAAGACAAGGCAAAGAAACCATTCGGGATCTTTTAGTTCCAATGAGTTTGAGGAGGAGTTGGTATCTCCCTCGTCATCAGAAACGGAAGGCAACTTTGTCTACCGCACAG CAGATACGCTTGTTAGCAGATGA
- the MKX gene encoding homeobox protein Mohawk isoform X2, whose amino-acid sequence MNTIVFNKLSGAVLFEDRGAPERDRGGRPYGGVLDSPHARPEVGITDGPPLKDNLGLRHRRTGARQNGGKVRHKRQALQDMARPLKQWLYKHRDNPYPTKTEKILLALGSQMTLVQVSNWFANARRRLKNTVRQPDLSWALRIKLYNKYVQGNAERLSVSSDDSCSEDGENPPRNHMNDGGYNNPVHHPVIKSESSVIKAGVRPESRASEDYVSPPKYKSSLLNRYLNDSLRHVMVTNAAMMGKTRQRNHSGSFSSNEFEEELVSPSSSETEGNFVYRTDTLENGSNKGDSY is encoded by the exons ATGAACACGATCGTCTTCAACAAGCTCAGCGGCGCGGTGCTTTTTGAGGACCGCGGGGCTCCGGAGCGGGATCGGGGCGGCCGGCCCTACGGCGGCGTCCTGGACAGTCCCCACGCTCGCCCCGAGGTGGGCATTACGGACGGCCCGCCCCTCAAGGACAACCTGGGCCTGAGACACCGGAGGACCGG GGCCCGACAGAACGGTGGGAAGGTGCGGCACAAGCGGCAGGCCCTGCAGGACATGGCGCGGCCCCTGAAGCAGTGGTTGTACAAGCACCGCGACAACCCGTATCCCACCAAGACCGAGAAGATTCTCCTGGCGCTCGGCTCGCAGATGACGCTCGTGCAG GTGTCAAATTGGTTTGCTAATGCAAGACGTCGGCTTAAGAATACTGTTCGACAGCCAGATTTAAGCTGGGCCTTAAGAATAAAGTTATACAACAAGTATGTTCAAGGGAATGCTGAGCGGCTCAGTGTGAGCAGTGATGACTCCTGTTCTGaag ATGGAGAAAACCCTCCACGAAACCACATGAATGACGGAGGCTATAATAATCCAGTTCACCATCCCGTAATTAAAAGTGAGAGCTCAGTCATAAAGGCTGGAGTACGGCCAGAGTCACGAGCCAGTGAGGACTACGTATCGCCCCCCAAATACAAGAGCAGCTTGTTGAATCGTTACCTTAACGACTCTTTGAGACACGTCATGGTCACAAATGCGGCCATGATGGGAAAGACAAGGCAAAGAAACCATTCGGGATCTTTTAGTTCCAATGAGTTTGAGGAGGAGTTGGTATCTCCCTCGTCATCAGAAACGGAAGGCAACTTTGTCTACCGCACAG